The genomic region ATTCCCTTTCTTGAATATCATGAGCGTGGGGATGCCGCGTACGGAATACTGTTGCGGAATGCTCTGGTTTTCATCTACGTTCATCTTCGCCACCACGATCCGGTCCGCGTATTCTTTGGCGATTTCCTCCAGGATTGGGGCGATCATCTTACAGGGACCGCACCACTCGGCCCAGTAGTCCACGATGACGGGTT from Gammaproteobacteria bacterium harbors:
- the trxA gene encoding thioredoxin TrxA yields the protein MSENIIHVTDSSFEEQVLNSEQPVIVDYWAEWCGPCKMIAPILEEIAKEYADRIVVAKMNVDENQSIPQQYSVRGIPTLMIFKKGNIAATKVGAMSKSQLGAFIDSNI